One Fundidesulfovibrio soli genomic window carries:
- a CDS encoding GTP-binding protein, whose amino-acid sequence MGKAKFERNKPHVNIGTIGHIDHGKTTLTAAITKLSHMRGFGEYVAFDQIDKAPEEKERGITISTAHVEYQ is encoded by the coding sequence ATGGGTAAGGCCAAATTCGAGCGCAATAAGCCGCACGTCAACATCGGCACCATCGGTCATATCGACCACGGCAAGACCACGCTGACCGCCGCCATCACCAAGCTGTCGCACATGCGCGGCTTCGGCGAGTACGTGGCCTTCGACCAGATCGACAAGGCTCCCGAAGAGAAGGAGCGCGGCATCACGATTTCCACGGCGCACGTGGAATACCAGA